A portion of the Carassius carassius chromosome 42, fCarCar2.1, whole genome shotgun sequence genome contains these proteins:
- the nup58 gene encoding nucleoporin p58/p45 isoform X1, with protein sequence MSSFNFGTSTLGSTGTGGGFSLGAASSAPAAGTSGFAFGGFGTPTSTPATTSTTSTLGFGSSLFAQKPATGISFNTPASGAAASTTGLTLGSLTTSTAASTGFSLGFGKPAASAAPFSLTATTSAAPGTGLTLGSVLTSTAPQTSSTGFSLNLGGAAATSSAPASGFSFGSSLFSNPSLTGLGQSTLGGPLSLGGLVATTSAPALSLGLGGVDFSTSSEKNTDKLSSTRPEDSKALKDENLPGPICQDVDNFQKFVKEQKQVQEEISRMSSKAILKVQEDIKTLRQLLSVCASGLQRNSLSIDKLKLETSQELKNADIALRTQKTPPGLQHENTAPSDYFRALVEQFEVQLQQYRQQIEELENHLTTQGSGSHITPQDLSQAMQKLYQTFVALAAQLQGVHENVKTLKHQYLGYRRAFLDDSTDIFESKRVIGKKWQSSPHVTTGPAPFGSVPNAAAVAMAATLTQQQQPAPGPQASLGASFGTPFSSGIGTSLGSSSLGAFGSGPGFGGVATGGLSYGFSSSKPSGGSLSAGFGTSNTSGFNFSNPGINASAGLTFGVSNTQTPGFGTGGPLLQLKKPPAGNKRGKR encoded by the exons ATGTCCAGCTTTAACTTCGGCACAAGTACCCTCGGCTCCACCGGCACCGGAGGAGGGTTCTCACTTGGAGCCGCGAGCAG TGCACCTGCTGCAGGTACGAGTGGATTTGCATTCGGAGGATTTGGCACGCCGACGTCCACTCCGGCCACCACCAGTACCACCTCCACACTGGGATTTGGGTCTAGTTTATTTGCCCAGAAACCAGCAACTGGAATCAGCTTTAACACACCTGCCTCAG GGGCTGCTGCATCCACTACTGGCCTTACTTTAG GGAGTCTTACCACCTCTACCGCTGCTTCCACTGGATTCAGCCTGGGCTTCGGAAAGCCAGCAGCCTCCGCTGCACCTTTCTCACTGACAGCCACCACCTCTGCAGCACCAGGCACTGGCCTGACTCTGGGATCCGTCCTGACCTCCACAGCCCCTCAGACCAGCTCCACTGGCTTCTCCCTCAACTTAGGTGGAGCTGCCGCCACTTCCTCCGCTCCTGCCTCTGGTTTTTCTTTTGGTTCCAGTCTTTTTTCCAACCCCTCCTTGACAG GTTTGGGACAGTCCACTTTAGGTGGACCTCTGAGTCTGGGTGGTTTAGTCGCGACCACCTCTGCCCCTGCGCTCAGTCTTGGCCTGGGTGGAGTAGACTTCAGTACTTCCTCTGAAAAGAATACTGACAAGTTATCCAGCACCAGACCAGA agacAGTAAAGCCCTCAAAGATGAAAACCTGCCAGGTCCAATCTGTCAAGATGTGGACAACTTTCA GAAATTTGTCAAAGAACAGAAGCAAGTCCAGGAAGAGATCAGCAGGATGTCTTCTAAAGCCATTCTCAAAGTGCAAGAGGACATCAAGACACTCAGACAGCTCCTGTCCGTCTGTGCCAGTGGGCTGCAAAGAAATTCACTGTCCATAGACAAACTGAAGTTGGAAACTTCTCAG GAATTGAAGAATGCCGATATCGCACTACGCACCCAGAAGACGCCTCCTGGACTCCAACATGAGAACACGGCGCCTTCCGA TTATTTCCGGGCTCTGGTGGAGCAATTTGAGGTGCAGTTACAGCAGTACCGTCAGCAGATTGAAGAACTGGAGAATCATCTGACCACGCAGGGCAGTGGCTCCCACATCACCCCTCAAG ATTTGTCCCAGGCCATGCAGAAACTCTACCAGACGTTTGTTGCACTTGCTGCACAGTTGCAGGGAGTTCATGAGAATGTTAAG ACTCTCAAACATCAGTATCTGGGCTACAGACGAGCTTTCCTCGACGACTCCACTGACATATTCGAGTCAAAACGTGTTATCGGCAAGAAATGGCAGAGCTCTCCGCACGTCACCACAGGCCCCGCCCCCTTCGGCAGTGTTCCCAATGCAGCAGCTGTTGCCATGGCTGCCACTCTCACTCAGCAGCAGCAGCCGGCTCCAG gACCACAGGCATCCTTGGGGGCCAGTTTTGGCACTCCCTTTTCCTCTGGTATTGGCACTAGCTTGGGCTCATCCAGCCTCGGAG CATTTGGTAGCGGCCCTGGGTTTGGGGGCGTGGCAACAGGAGGTTTGTCGTACGGGTTTTCCTCTAGCAAGCCATCTGGAGGAAGCCTGAGCGCAG GGTTTGGAACATCGAACACTTCTGGCTTCAACTTCAGTAATCCTGGAATTAATGCATCAGCTGGGTTGACCTTTGGAGTTTCCAACACGCAAACTCCTGGATTTGGGACAGGAGGGCCACTGCTACAGCTAAAAAAACCACCAGCGGGAAATAAGAGGGGCAAGAGATAA
- the LOC132123926 gene encoding palmitoyltransferase ZDHHC20-B-like: MSSARISIYRYYRIDTPIPTTNTRWSQTVGIGGARMDRSHPSFPIFCIQGRRNMAPTHVLRCCQRGLAWIPVIFIALVVCWSYYAYVVELCLFTIPSTIEKVIYLTLFHVSFIMFVWSYWKTIFTRPATLPKEFFLPRSEKEQYEKEQHPETQQEILKKVATGLPLYTRTGAGAIRYCDHCQVIKPDRCHHCSACDMCVLKMDHHCPWVNNCVGFSNYKFFILFLTYSLVYCLFIAASVLQYFIKFWTLCRRKSAENCPKNDPPESHAKLHVLFLFFVAAMFCISILSLFTYHLWLVGKNRSTIEAFRAPVFRNGPDKNGFSLGFCKNIAQVFGDQKKYWLLPVFTSQGNGFSFPTRLVTIDLEQPTECLQPAGLDKGAVEDSAEKTTPLSESQNRLLGSAYHIKEDHEETDILKSDESEAIAIFIENES; this comes from the exons ATGAGTAGCGCGAGGATATCGATCTATCGATACTACAGGATCGATACGCCCATCCCTACAACAAATACGAGGTGGAGCCAAACCGTCGGGATTGGTGGGGCACGGATGGACCGATCACATCCCTCCTTTCCCATCTTCTGTATTCAAGGAAGGAGAAATATGGCGCCTACACATGTACTGAGATGTTGTCAAAGGGGTCTGGCTTGGATACCGGTGATATTTATTGCTTTAGTGGTGTGCTGGTCGTATTATGCATACGTGGTGGAGCTGTGTCTGT TTACTATTCCCAGTACTATTGAAAAAG TTATCTACCTGACTCTGTTTCATGTGTCGTTCATCATGTTTGTGTGGTCGTACTGGAAAACCATCTTTACAAGACCAGCAACCCTTCCCAAAGAG TTCTTTCTACCCAGATCTGAGAAAGAGCAGTATGAGAAAGAACAGCATCCAGAAACTCAGCAGGAGATCCTGAAGAAAGTGGCCACCGGTCTCCCCCTTTACACCCGCACTGGTGCAGGAG CTATCCGGTACTGTGACCACTGCCAGGTCATCAAGCCAGACAGATGTCATCATTGTTCTGCATGTGACAT GTGTGTACTAAAGATGGATCATCACTGTCCATG GGTGAATAACTGTGTGGGTTTCTCCAACTACAAGTTCTTCATCCTGTTCCTGACTTACTCGCTTGTATACTGCTTATTCATCGCAGCCTCTGTCCTTCAATACTTCATAAAGTTCTGGACA CTTTGCCGGAGGAAATCGGCAGAGAATTGTCCAAAG AATGACCCGCCAGAGTCTCACGCCAAATTGCatgtcttgtttctcttttttgtgGCGGCCATGTTCTGCATCAGCATTCTTTCACTCTTCACATACCACTTGTGGCTTGTGGGAAAAAACCGGTCCACCATAG AAGCCTTCAGAGCCCCAGTCTTCAGAAATGGCCCTGATAAAAATGGATTTTCCCTGGGCTTCTGCAAGAACATTGCTCAAGTGTTTGGGGACCAGAAGAAGTACTGGCTACTTCCTGTCTTTACCAG TCAAGGAAATGGCTTTTCTTTTCCTACACGATTGGTCACTATTGATCTAGAGCAGCCAACTGAATGTCTCCAGCCTGCCGGGTTGGATAAAGG TGCTGTAGAAGATTCTGCTGAGAAAACCACCCCTCTCAGTGAGTCCCAAAACCGTCTATTAGGCAGTGCTTACCACATTAAAGAAGATCACGAAGAGACAGACATCTTAAAGTCTG ATGAAAGCGAAGCTATCGCTATCTTCATTGAGAATGAGTCATAG
- the nup58 gene encoding nucleoporin p58/p45 isoform X2 — protein MSSFNFGTSTLGSTGTGGGFSLGAASSAPAAGTSGFAFGGFGTPTSTPATTSTTSTLGFGSSLFAQKPATGISFNTPASGAAASTTGLTLGSLTTSTAASTGFSLGFGKPAASAAPFSLTATTSAAPGTGLTLGSVLTSTAPQTSSTGFSLNLGGAAATSSAPASGFSFGSSLFSNPSLTGLGQSTLGGPLSLGGLVATTSAPALSLGLGGVDFSTSSEKNTDKLSSTRPEDSKALKDENLPGPICQDVDNFQKFVKEQKQVQEEISRMSSKAILKVQEDIKTLRQLLSVCASGLQRNSLSIDKLKLETSQELKNADIALRTQKTPPGLQHENTAPSDYFRALVEQFEVQLQQYRQQIEELENHLTTQGSGSHITPQDLSQAMQKLYQTFVALAAQLQGVHENVKTLKHQYLGYRRAFLDDSTDIFESKRVIGKKWQSSPHVTTGPAPFGSVPNAAAVAMAATLTQQQQPAPGPQASLGASFGTPFSSGIGTSLGSSSLGGFGTSNTSGFNFSNPGINASAGLTFGVSNTQTPGFGTGGPLLQLKKPPAGNKRGKR, from the exons ATGTCCAGCTTTAACTTCGGCACAAGTACCCTCGGCTCCACCGGCACCGGAGGAGGGTTCTCACTTGGAGCCGCGAGCAG TGCACCTGCTGCAGGTACGAGTGGATTTGCATTCGGAGGATTTGGCACGCCGACGTCCACTCCGGCCACCACCAGTACCACCTCCACACTGGGATTTGGGTCTAGTTTATTTGCCCAGAAACCAGCAACTGGAATCAGCTTTAACACACCTGCCTCAG GGGCTGCTGCATCCACTACTGGCCTTACTTTAG GGAGTCTTACCACCTCTACCGCTGCTTCCACTGGATTCAGCCTGGGCTTCGGAAAGCCAGCAGCCTCCGCTGCACCTTTCTCACTGACAGCCACCACCTCTGCAGCACCAGGCACTGGCCTGACTCTGGGATCCGTCCTGACCTCCACAGCCCCTCAGACCAGCTCCACTGGCTTCTCCCTCAACTTAGGTGGAGCTGCCGCCACTTCCTCCGCTCCTGCCTCTGGTTTTTCTTTTGGTTCCAGTCTTTTTTCCAACCCCTCCTTGACAG GTTTGGGACAGTCCACTTTAGGTGGACCTCTGAGTCTGGGTGGTTTAGTCGCGACCACCTCTGCCCCTGCGCTCAGTCTTGGCCTGGGTGGAGTAGACTTCAGTACTTCCTCTGAAAAGAATACTGACAAGTTATCCAGCACCAGACCAGA agacAGTAAAGCCCTCAAAGATGAAAACCTGCCAGGTCCAATCTGTCAAGATGTGGACAACTTTCA GAAATTTGTCAAAGAACAGAAGCAAGTCCAGGAAGAGATCAGCAGGATGTCTTCTAAAGCCATTCTCAAAGTGCAAGAGGACATCAAGACACTCAGACAGCTCCTGTCCGTCTGTGCCAGTGGGCTGCAAAGAAATTCACTGTCCATAGACAAACTGAAGTTGGAAACTTCTCAG GAATTGAAGAATGCCGATATCGCACTACGCACCCAGAAGACGCCTCCTGGACTCCAACATGAGAACACGGCGCCTTCCGA TTATTTCCGGGCTCTGGTGGAGCAATTTGAGGTGCAGTTACAGCAGTACCGTCAGCAGATTGAAGAACTGGAGAATCATCTGACCACGCAGGGCAGTGGCTCCCACATCACCCCTCAAG ATTTGTCCCAGGCCATGCAGAAACTCTACCAGACGTTTGTTGCACTTGCTGCACAGTTGCAGGGAGTTCATGAGAATGTTAAG ACTCTCAAACATCAGTATCTGGGCTACAGACGAGCTTTCCTCGACGACTCCACTGACATATTCGAGTCAAAACGTGTTATCGGCAAGAAATGGCAGAGCTCTCCGCACGTCACCACAGGCCCCGCCCCCTTCGGCAGTGTTCCCAATGCAGCAGCTGTTGCCATGGCTGCCACTCTCACTCAGCAGCAGCAGCCGGCTCCAG gACCACAGGCATCCTTGGGGGCCAGTTTTGGCACTCCCTTTTCCTCTGGTATTGGCACTAGCTTGGGCTCATCCAGCCTCGGAG GGTTTGGAACATCGAACACTTCTGGCTTCAACTTCAGTAATCCTGGAATTAATGCATCAGCTGGGTTGACCTTTGGAGTTTCCAACACGCAAACTCCTGGATTTGGGACAGGAGGGCCACTGCTACAGCTAAAAAAACCACCAGCGGGAAATAAGAGGGGCAAGAGATAA
- the nup58 gene encoding nucleoporin p58/p45 isoform X3, producing the protein MSSFNFGTSTLGSTGTGGGFSLGAASSAPAAGTSGFAFGGFGTPTSTPATTSTTSTLGFGSSLFAQKPATGISFNTPASGAAASTTGLTLGSLTTSTAASTGFSLGFGKPAASAAPFSLTATTSAAPGTGLTLGSVLTSTAPQTSSTGFSLNLGGAAATSSAPASGFSFGSSLFSNPSLTGLGQSTLGGPLSLGGLVATTSAPALSLGLGGVDFSTSSEKNTDKLSSTRPEDSKALKDENLPGPICQDVDNFQKFVKEQKQVQEEISRMSSKAILKVQEDIKTLRQLLSVCASGLQRNSLSIDKLKLETSQELKNADIALRTQKTPPGLQHENTAPSDYFRALVEQFEVQLQQYRQQIEELENHLTTQGSGSHITPQDLSQAMQKLYQTFVALAAQLQGVHENVKTLKHQYLGYRRAFLDDSTDIFESKRVIGKKWQSSPHVTTGPAPFGSVPNAAAVAMAATLTQQQQPAPGFGTSNTSGFNFSNPGINASAGLTFGVSNTQTPGFGTGGPLLQLKKPPAGNKRGKR; encoded by the exons ATGTCCAGCTTTAACTTCGGCACAAGTACCCTCGGCTCCACCGGCACCGGAGGAGGGTTCTCACTTGGAGCCGCGAGCAG TGCACCTGCTGCAGGTACGAGTGGATTTGCATTCGGAGGATTTGGCACGCCGACGTCCACTCCGGCCACCACCAGTACCACCTCCACACTGGGATTTGGGTCTAGTTTATTTGCCCAGAAACCAGCAACTGGAATCAGCTTTAACACACCTGCCTCAG GGGCTGCTGCATCCACTACTGGCCTTACTTTAG GGAGTCTTACCACCTCTACCGCTGCTTCCACTGGATTCAGCCTGGGCTTCGGAAAGCCAGCAGCCTCCGCTGCACCTTTCTCACTGACAGCCACCACCTCTGCAGCACCAGGCACTGGCCTGACTCTGGGATCCGTCCTGACCTCCACAGCCCCTCAGACCAGCTCCACTGGCTTCTCCCTCAACTTAGGTGGAGCTGCCGCCACTTCCTCCGCTCCTGCCTCTGGTTTTTCTTTTGGTTCCAGTCTTTTTTCCAACCCCTCCTTGACAG GTTTGGGACAGTCCACTTTAGGTGGACCTCTGAGTCTGGGTGGTTTAGTCGCGACCACCTCTGCCCCTGCGCTCAGTCTTGGCCTGGGTGGAGTAGACTTCAGTACTTCCTCTGAAAAGAATACTGACAAGTTATCCAGCACCAGACCAGA agacAGTAAAGCCCTCAAAGATGAAAACCTGCCAGGTCCAATCTGTCAAGATGTGGACAACTTTCA GAAATTTGTCAAAGAACAGAAGCAAGTCCAGGAAGAGATCAGCAGGATGTCTTCTAAAGCCATTCTCAAAGTGCAAGAGGACATCAAGACACTCAGACAGCTCCTGTCCGTCTGTGCCAGTGGGCTGCAAAGAAATTCACTGTCCATAGACAAACTGAAGTTGGAAACTTCTCAG GAATTGAAGAATGCCGATATCGCACTACGCACCCAGAAGACGCCTCCTGGACTCCAACATGAGAACACGGCGCCTTCCGA TTATTTCCGGGCTCTGGTGGAGCAATTTGAGGTGCAGTTACAGCAGTACCGTCAGCAGATTGAAGAACTGGAGAATCATCTGACCACGCAGGGCAGTGGCTCCCACATCACCCCTCAAG ATTTGTCCCAGGCCATGCAGAAACTCTACCAGACGTTTGTTGCACTTGCTGCACAGTTGCAGGGAGTTCATGAGAATGTTAAG ACTCTCAAACATCAGTATCTGGGCTACAGACGAGCTTTCCTCGACGACTCCACTGACATATTCGAGTCAAAACGTGTTATCGGCAAGAAATGGCAGAGCTCTCCGCACGTCACCACAGGCCCCGCCCCCTTCGGCAGTGTTCCCAATGCAGCAGCTGTTGCCATGGCTGCCACTCTCACTCAGCAGCAGCAGCCGGCTCCAG GGTTTGGAACATCGAACACTTCTGGCTTCAACTTCAGTAATCCTGGAATTAATGCATCAGCTGGGTTGACCTTTGGAGTTTCCAACACGCAAACTCCTGGATTTGGGACAGGAGGGCCACTGCTACAGCTAAAAAAACCACCAGCGGGAAATAAGAGGGGCAAGAGATAA
- the slc51a gene encoding organic solute transporter subunit alpha, translating to MEMSNFTLFDPRCREGAPFAIDVIMQLDIFGIVLFSVLTLMATVSMLVFIEECIYIYKKVPPNKKSVIIWVTGAAPVIATMSCLGMWVPRATMLTDMTSATYFAIVVFKFLILMIEEVGGDDSFLRRSENKSFKISTGPCCCCCPCLPNVPITRRSLFILKLGSYQFALLKLVLTILSIVLWTNGNFSLAEVSSTGAAIWINSFIGVLTIIALWPVAIMFMHVREALRTLKMVPKYAMYQLVLILSQLQTAVINILAMNGTIACAPPYTSQAHGYLMSQQLLIVEMFIITLVTRVLYRRQYDPIPDLDDVEETKTVLTSLKVVDIA from the exons ATGGAAATGTCCAATTTCACACTTTTTGACCCGCGATGCAGGGAAGGGGCTCCGTTCGCTATCGATGTTATTATGC AGCTGGATATCTTTGGCATTGTCCTCTTCTCTGTACTGACTTTAATGGCCACAGTGTCCATGCTGGTTTTCATTGAAGAATGCATATACATCTATAAGAAAGTACCTCCAAATAAGAAAAGTGTAATCATCTGGGTCACCGGAGCAGCACCG GTCATTGCTACCATGTCTTGTTTGGGCATGTGGGTTCCAAGGGCCACAATGCTCACTGATATGACATCAGCCAC ATACTTTGCAATTGTGGTCTTTAAGTTCCTGATTCTCATGATTGAAGAGGTCGGAGGAGACGATTCATTTCTCAGGCGCTCAGAAAATAAGTCATTTAAGATCAGCACGGGACCTTGTTGCTGCTGCTGTCCGTGTCTGCCAAACGTCCCCATCACACG ACGATCTCTGTTCATATTGAAACTGGGGTCCTACCAGTTTGCGCTGTTGAAATTGGTCTTAACCATCCTTTCTATAGTCCTCTGGACGAATGGAAACTTCAGTTTAGCTGAA GTTTCATCCACTGGAGCAGCCATATGGATAAACTCCTTTATAGGCGTTCTCACCATTATCGCCCTTTGGCCTGTTGCAATCATGTTCATGCATGTGCGAGAGGCATTACGCACCCTTAAAATGGTCCCTAAATATGCCATGTATCAG TTGGTGCTGATTCTCAGCCAGCTGCAAACTGCTGTCATCAACATACTGGCAATGAATGGGACTATTGCCTGCGCACCACCCTACACGTCCCAGGCCCATGGATACT TGATGAGTCAGCAGCTGTTGATTGTGGAGATGTTTATCATCACGCTAGTGACCCGTGTTTTATATAGACGTCAGTATGACCCCATACCTGATCTGGATGATGTTGAAGAGACAAAGACTGTCCTCACCTCATTAAAAGTTGTAGATATTGCCTAA